ATCGCGCTCCGGCCATCGGCGCGAGACATCGTTGTTGCCGAAGACGGCGAAGACCCGCCCGAGACCGGGCTGCATCCGGGCGAGGATATCGGCATTGCCGATATCCCCGCCGTGGATCGCCAGATCGCAGGTCGTGACCAGGTGCTCGACGCGTGCATCCAGATCCCCATGCGTGTCGGACAGGATCGCAAGGCGCAGGCTGCGGCCGGGAATCCGAGCAATCACCCCACCGTCGCCGGAGCCCATCGTCCTAATCCATCGTCAGCGCAAGCTTGCCGGTGACATGGCCTGTCTCGATGTGCTTGTGCGCCTCCTGCGCCTGCGCGAGCGGGAAGGTTTCCGAGACATGGATGCGCAGGTCGCCCTGGTCGATCAGCTTGGCGCAGCGGCGCAGGATCTCGCCCTGGTGGGTGCGTGCCCGCGGCAGATCCCGAAGCATCGGGGTCAGCATCAGCTCCAGACTGATCCGCAGATTGCGCACGCGCGCCTCCTTCAGGTCCAAGTCGGGTCCCGGATCCAGAATGGTCACCAGATCACCGTAGTGGGCCATCGCAGGGATGGTCTTGCGGAAGACCTCGGGGCCGACGGTATCCAGAGCGATGTCCACGCCGTGCCCTTCGCTCCAGTGCATGACAGACTCGACGAGGTCCTCTTCTTTGTAGTTGATGCAATACTCGGCGCCGAGCGCATGGGCGAAATCGGCCTTCTCCGAGCTGCTCACGGTCGTGCAGACGCGCGCACCCGCCGCCTTGGCGAGCTGGATGGCCACATGCCCCACCCCGCCTGCGCCGCCATGGATCAGGACCCGCTGTCCCTCGAGCAAACGCGCCCGGTCGTGCAGCGACTCCCAGGCCGTGAGCAGGACCAGCGGCGCCGCGGCGGCCTCGACGAACCCGATCTCGCGCGGTTTGGCCTGCGCCAGATGGTTGTCGAGCAGGATATACTCGGCGTAGTTGCCGACCGGCCCGCCGAGCCCGCCCCAACAGAACCAGACCTCGTCACCCGGCTTGAAACGCGTGACCGCTTCGCCCGCGGCCTCGACCACGCCGGCTCCGTCGCAGCCCAAAACCGCCGGCAAGCCGTTCGGAATCAGGGGTCCGTTGGTGCGGATCTTGGTATCCACCGGATTCACACCGGCGGCCTTGAGCCTGACTAGGATATCGTCCGGCCCGCCGATCTCGGGACGACGCCGATCGACCAGTTGCAAAACGGCCGGCCCGCCGGTCTCGCGCATCTCGATTGCCTTCATGGACGTTTCACCTCGTGTCGTAAGTCTTTCCGAATCCACTACCGACGGCAGCGCTCGGGGGCATGCTAGCCCCATCGACAGGTTCGGCACAATCCGAGGGCCCGACCCGGAACCCAGCCGAGCCCTGCCGCGATCGCCAGCCACCGCAACGGAGTACCCAGCATGTCCAACACCGCCAAGACCAAGCTCGCGAAACCGCCTTTGATCGTGCGCAATGCCCGCGTCAAAGACATCCCCCACATCCGCAGCCTAGTGTCGCGCGTCTATCAGGCAAGCGGCATGGGGACCTATTCGCGGGCCATGCTTCTGGGCCAGATCCACAACTTCCCCGAAGGACAGTTCGTCGCCGAATACGAGGGCGCCATCGTCGGCTACTGCGCCACCTTCCTGATCAACGGCGATGTGGCCCTCCAGCCGCACACCTGGAACGAGATCACCGGGGGCGGCTACGCCTCGCGGCACGACCCGAACGGCGACTATCTCTACGGCATGGAGGTCTGCGTCGACCCGGACTACCGCGGGCTGCGTCTGGGCCAGCGTCTCTACGACGAGCGCAAGAAGCTAGCCCGCTCCTGGGACGTCAAAGGCATCGTCTTCGGCGGGCGCATCCCCTCGCTCAGCAAGCGCCTGCGCCGATACGGAACGCCGGATGCCTATCTCGAGGAGGTCAAAGCGAACCGATTGCGCGATCCGGTGCTGACCTTCCAGATGCGCAACGGCTTCGAGGTCTTGGGAATGCTGCCGCGTTACCTGCCCGAGGACAAGGAATCCGAGGGCTACGCGGTTCATCTGGTCTGGCGCAACCCCAATGCGCCGGACGAGAAGGAAGAGCAGCGCGCCAAAAGCTACGGCGGCCGCTTACCCGACACCGTGCGTGTCGCGACCGTGCAGTACATGCAGCGGCGGGTCGGCTCGTTCGAGGAGTTCACCGATCTCGTGCGCTACTTCGTCGACGTCACCGCCGACTACCGGGCGGACTTCGTCGTCTTCCCGGAACTCTTTACCCTGCAGCTGCTCTCGATGGAGGATCAGGAGCTCTCGCCCGCCGAGTCGATCGAGGCCCTGACCAAGTACACCGAGCCGCTCAAGGATGCGCTGCGCGACATGGCGGTGCGCTACAACATCAACATCATCGGCGGCTCGCACCCCACGCGGATGCCCAACGGCCGGGTCGAGAACGTCTGTTACGTCTGTCTGCGCAGCGGCGAGGTGCATGAGCAACCCAAGATCCACCCGACCCCGAACGAGGTCTATTGGTGGAACATCGAGGGCGGCCAGTCGCTGAACGCGATCGACACCGACTGCGGTCCCATCGGTGTTCTGATCTGCTACGACGCCGAGTTTCCCGAGCTCGGCCGTCATCTGGTCGATCAGGGCGCCAACATCGTCTTCGTGCCCTTCTGCACCGACGAGCGCCAGTCCTATCTGCGGGTGCGCTACTGCGCCCAAGCGCGCGCGATCGAAAACCAGTGCTACGTCGTCATGTCCGGCAACGTCGGCAATCTGCCGAAGGTCCACAACATGGACATCCAATACGCCCAGAGCTGCATCCTTACACCCTGCGACTTCCCTTTCGCGCGCGACGGGATCGCGGCCGACACCACGCCCAATGTCGAGACGGTCGCCTTCGCCGATCTGCGTCTGGAGGCCCTGCGTGCCGCGCGCAATTCGGGGACGGTTCAGAACCTGAAGGATCGCCGGCATGATCTCTATACAACGGTGTGGCGGGAGCGCTGAGGTCAGTAGCGCACTCGTGCAGGCCACGCTCGCGCTTGAGTCCGAGAGAAGCGGGTCTGCTCAGCCGACATGCCGGGGCGCAGCGGATCGGTCGAGTGCCAATCACCGACCGAGACATCGCCGCGCTCCCACAAAGGGTGATAGGGCAGATCGTGGCCCTTACAGGTAAAGGTAGACGTCGCGGTCTGTCCAGTCGGCGATCGGATGGATCTTGTAGCGTCCGTCCTTAACCTGGAGCACAGGCAAGGCGCTGCGCGTGCTGGCTTGCACCCGTCTCAGTCCGGCGAACCAGGTGGAGACGCCCAACTCCTTCAAGGCGCGCTGCGTGGGCTCACTTTATTGACCCGATTGTAGTGCTCGATGCCCTCGCGGCCGCCCTCCGAGAGTCGACCCGCCGTGTCTCCAGCCAGGCCGGGGAGATGTCGGCGCGGTAAACCCTCAGGTCGAGATCCAGCCGGTCCGCGAGCGTATCCACGAAGCGGTAGGTCTCCGGGAAGAGATAGCCGGTATCGATCAGGATCACCGGGATTCGCGGGATCACCCGGGCGACCAGATGCATCCAGTTGGACAGAAGCCTGATTGCGGCTGCAAACGAGAACAAGAAGCACCCGCCATCAGCGATCGAGCATCGGGCAGGTTGTGCACGTCGGGCACGCGAAGGTCGACCCGATAGAGGATATTCACCCCGTCGATCGACTCCGCAATGCTCTCGACCGAAAAGCCGATCTCGGCCTCAATGAACAGACGCGGCACGGAGACGTCGGCGCGACGCTTCGGAATTTACACCTGCTTTCGCAGAAAAAAATTGAATTCCGAATCAGAATGTTGGCTTCATAAGGGTCGGTTTTCAGCGGCAGTTCAGTTTGAACCATCAGGCTGCACCCGTCGCTTGAGCAGTCGAGCGGAGCCATCCGCGAACAACTGGCTTGATCGGCACCGACAAACTCTCTCAAACGGAGCAAGCAGATGAAACGACATCACCTGATGGCAACCACCGGTCTTGGACTGCTGCTGGCAATGGGCAATCCCCTAGCCAGTGAGCGACTCGACCACGACGAGATCAAGCAACTGCGCGGGACCGGCGCGATCCTGCCGATGGAACAGGCGATGGCCAGTGCTGAATCCGTACAGCCGGGTCAACTCGTGGAAGCCGAGCTCGAGCGAAAAGACAGCACCTATCGTTACGAGATCACGATTCTGGCCGCCGACGGGACTGCCCATAAGCTTTATCTCGATGCCGCAACCGGCGACGTGATCAGGAGGAAAGAGAAGTAAGCCATGCTGAACCGCGTCCGCACGAATCGGCACTCGGGGCATGTCGGACAACGGTCCAGACAGCCACATCTTTGACGGCCGACGCGGTTCAGACGAACGACGTTGCCTTCTGCGTCAGCAATCCTGCATTTTCTCGATTTCTTAAACCGCGCGAGCGCCGACACTCATCGATGCTGCCAAGATCGATCCAAGCCAATAACAACGCATACCGCACGGGGCGCGGTTTACCCAATTCAAACGAGCAATCATTGCGTCAATCAAGGGGCTCCGGCCATCATGACAATCCATCTAACCGGCTTCATTGCGCTTCTCGTACTTGCCTGGGCGGGCGCACTCAGCGTGAGTGGTCCGGGGACCAACTCCCTGCCATGGGCCATTCAAAGCCAAGCGCTCTACCTCAGCGGCCTACTCGCGATCGGCCTGATGTCGCTCGCGATGGTGCTCGCGACGCGCCCGACCTGGTTGGAACGCCCTCTCGGCGGAATGGACCGCGTCTACCGCCTGCACAAATGGACCGCCATTCTTGCTGTCAGCTTCGCCGCCACGCACTGGCTGCTTGAGGAAGGGGACGACCTGATCAAATCCGTGTTCGGTCGCCATGGGCGACCGCTGGAAGAGCAGTTCAGCGGTCTGCTTCACGACGTGCGCGATGTCGGCGAGGAACTTGGCGAGATCGGCATCTACCTTCTGCTGGCCATGCTGGTACTGAGTCTCCTGAAGCGTTTCCCATACAAGTTCTGGCGCCATGTCCATCGTGCAATGCCGCTTCTGTATCTGGCGCTCGCCTTTCATGCCGCCGTGCTGGCTCCAACCCATTACTGGAGCCAACCGCTGGGCCTGCTTCTCGGGATGCTGCTGGTGGCGGGATCGGTGGCCGCCGTTATGTCACTCTTGGGACTCGTCGGCCAGAGTCGCAGGGCACGAGGGTCGATCGTGTCGATCTCGACCCCTTCGCACGATGTCACCGAGATGGTCTGTCAGCTGGAACCCCGTTGGCGGGGACATCGCGCCGGGCAGTTCGCCTTCGTGAGCTTTGATCGTTTCGAGGGCCATCACCCCTTCACCATCGCGAGCGCCGATCACGGGGACCGTCGTGTGACGTTCCTGATCAAGGCGCTGGGCGATTTTACCCGCGCGCTGCCACAGCGAATTGCCGTGGGGCAGGCCGTGACGGTCGAGGGGCCTTACGGCTTCTTTCAGCTCCCGCGCCGGAATCCCGAGGCAAGACAGATCTGGGTGGCCGGCGGAATCGGTGTCACGCCCTTCATCGCCTGGCTGGAAGCCTTGCGCGCCAAGCCGGACGCCTCTCTCATCACGGATCTGCATTACAGCACACGGAACCGCGGAACAGATCCCTTCGTTGATCGCCTCGAAACCCTGTGCGCGGACCTGCCGGGCGTCTCGCTTCACATCCACGACAGCCAGGCCGGAAGCACGCTGAGCGCCGAGCATCTTGCATCCATGCACGACGGATTGCGCAAGACCGAAGTCTGGTTCTGCGGCCCAAGCCGATTTGCCAAGCGGTTGCGGACCGGACTGACACGCGCATGGCGCGGACGCTTGCGCTTCCATCAGGAAGCCTTCGAGATGCGCTGAACGGCCATACCAGACCGAGTGTCAGCTCAAGCGCGCGGCTGACGACACCCCGGGGGAGCGCCGCTTGGGCGGCGTTGCTTCCGGCCGATCGGATGTGCAATGCACGATCGTCGAGGATCTGCTGGCCGATCTGGATCGGGCGCTGGGTTGAGGGCGTCGAGGATGGAATCGCCGGCGTCTGCTTGCCGAGCGCCTGCCCGTGGTCGGGATATCTCGGCCCCAGGCATGCCGCCCGGCTCGCCGGGCATGGAAGGCCCCGTCCTATTAGGTGATGAGTTTCGATGCCGAGGGAAAAATGCAGGTGTTTGCCGAGCACTGACGGCCCACCTGCCAGGTTGCTGACAGGCGCAGTCAGCCTATGGTCAGCACTCCTGCGTTACCTTGCACCCAAGGCCGCGATTCCTCGCGACCAAACCCCTTCAAGGCAACAAACGGAGCGCGAACCATGAACACCTCTTCAATCCAGCATCCCGCCCAGATGAGCGCGATCGGCGTCATGCGGACACGGAGCGGTCTCGCGGCCAGAGGTGTCCGTACCCCATCCATCCGGCAGCGGCCGACGCTCGCATCACGCCGCGCGGCCGAGCCGACCATGTCGATCGAGGACGCGATCGCGCGCTACGTCGCCGATCAGCCCCCGCAGCTCTATCGCAGCGGCGCCTGATCGTCATGTCCGGGATCCGGCATTAGGGCAGCGACGCCTTGGGAAACACCGCACCCTTGATCTGCTCCGCGGTCAGTGCCGGGGCGCATTCCAGAATAAAGCGCACGGCATAGTCACGCAGATAGTGACCGCGTCGCAGAGCCAGACGGGCGGTATTGACCTCGAACATGTCAGAGGTGTCGAGCAGGCACAGGCCCGAATCGCGGACCGGGTCGTAGGCCATCGCGGCGACGATCCCCACGCCCAGACCAAGCTCCACATAGGTCTTGATGACATCCGCGTCGAGGGCGGACATGACCACGTCGGGCATGAGCCCGGCTCGCTCGAAGACGGCATCGATGCGCGCCCGAGCAGTATTGCCGGGGTAGTAGGTGATAATGGGATAATCGGCGATCGCCTTGAGCGTCAGGTGCTCGACGCCCGTCAACGGATGCCCGACGGGGACGATCGGGGCATGCCGCCACTGATAGTACGGAAAGCTGACCAGATCCTCTTCGTCGGCCAACGCCTCGGTGGCGATGCCGATGTCCACCTGGCCGGCGCGCAGCTGGGCGACGATCTCGCGCGGGCCGCACTCGTGCAGCTCCAGATAGACCTTCGGAAAGGTCTGTCTGAAGCGCGTCACCACCGACGGCAAGGCATAGCGGGCCTGGGTGTGGGTGGTGGCGATGGCCAGACGCCCTTCGTCCTGCCGGGCGAACTGCTCGCTCAGGTGCTTGATGTTTTGGGTGTCGAGCAGTATGCGCTCGACCATCGGCATCAGCTCCTTGCCCGGCTCGGTCAGGCCGAGCAGACGCTTGCCTCGGCGCATGAACAGCTCCACCCCGAGCTCGTCCTCCAGGTCCTTGATGTGCTTGGAGACACCCGATTGGGCGGTATAGAGCGCGTTGGCCACCTCGGTCAGGTTGAAATTGTGCCGGACCGCCTCGTGCAGGATACGCAGTTGCTGGAAGTTCACGTCAGGCGGCCTCGCGCGGAAAGACCCGGATCCGCGAGGCCGACAGACGCACCCGTTGCCCCTCGGTCAAGGCGAGTGCCTGGATCCGCTCGCGCGGCAGGATGACCTCGTAATGGTCGGCGGGCTCGCTGCGGCCCGAGGCGTCGGGAAGGCGGTCAAGCTCGACCCTGACCCCGGAGCCGAAGGCGAGGATGCGCGCGACGACGGCCTCGACCCCGTGCGGCGCGGCTGGATCGGTCAGGATCTCCAGCTCGTGTGGACGCGCGAATCCGATCGCGTCCGCGCCCTGGCCGGCGTCATGGCCGTCGTAAGGCATGGTGGAGCCGCCGATCCGCAGATGCGCCCCGTCGATCCGCCCGTGAAACACATTGACCGCGCCGAGAAACCCGTAGACGAAGGGGGTGGCCGGGTGCTCGTAGACCTCGGCCGGCGTGCCGATCTGCTCGACGCGACCTTGATGCATCAGCACCACGCGATCGGCGACCTCCAGTGCCTCCTCTTGATCGTGGGTGACGAAGATGGATGTCACGTGCAGCTCGTCGTGCAGACGTCGCAGCCAACGCCGCAGCTCCTTGCGAACCTGGGCGTCGAGCGCGCCGAACGGCTCGTCGAGCAGCAGCACCCGCGGCTCGACCGCCAGCGCCCGGGCGAGCGCGACCCGTTGACGCTGGCCGCCGGACAATTGGGCCGGAAAGCGATCGGCCAGGGCACCGAGTTGCACCAGATCGAGCAGACGCCGGACCCGTTGTCGGATCTCGACCTCCTTGGGGCGGACCCGCCGCGGCTTCACCCGCAGCCCGAAGGCGACATTCTCCAGCACGGTCATGTGGCGAAACAGGGCATAGTGCTGAAAGACGAATCCGACCTGACGCTCCCGCACATGGGTGTCCGAGGCGTCCTCGCCTTCCAGGACGACGCGTCCCGAGTCCGCGGTCTCCAGCCCGGCGATCACCCGCAGGAGCGTCGTCTTGCCGCAGCCCGACGGACCCAGCAGCGCCGTCAATGCGCCGCTCGGGAAATCAAGCGAGACATCGTTCAAGGCGACAAACCGGCCGAAGGTCTTGTTGATCTGCTCGACCTGGATACTCATCGGAGACTCCTCAATCGGGTTGCATGACGCCTTGATCGGCCTTCCATTCGACGAAGGTCTTCAGCCCCAAGGTCACCAGTGCCAGCAGCGCCAGCAGCGAGGCCACGGCGAAGGCCGCAGCGAAATTGTATTCGTTGTAGAGGATCTCGACGTGCAGCGGCATGGTATTGGTCTGGCCCCGGATGTGTCCGGAGACGACGCTCACCGCACCGAACTCGCCCATTGCCCGCGCGTTGCACAGGATCACGCCGTAGAGCAGACCCCATTTGATGTTGGGGAGCGTCACGCGCCAAAGGGTTTGGAGACCGTTGGCGCCCAGCACGACCGCCGCCTCCTCTTCCTCCCTGCCCTGGGCCTCCATCAGAGGGATCAGCTCGCGTGCGACGAAGGGGAAGGTGACGAAGACGGTCGCCAGCACGATGCCCGGGACCGCGAAGATGATCTTGATGTCGTGCGCGAACAACCAGGCGCCGAACCAGCCGTGCGCACCGAACAGGAGCACGAAGATCAGGCCCGCGATCACGGGCGAGACCGAGAACGGCAGATCGATCAAGGTGGTCAGAAACCGCTTGCCGCGGAACTCGAACTTGGCGATCGCCCAGGCCGCGGCCACCCCGAACACCAGGTTGACGGGTACCGAGATGACCGCGACCAGCAGGGTCAGACGGATCGCCGAGCGCGCGTCCGGATCGGCGATCGCGGTGATGTAGGTCAACCAACCCTTGCGCAGGGCCTCGACGAAGACCGCGATCAGCGGCATCAAGAGGAACAGCAGGAAAAAGCTCAGGGCGGCGGTCAGGATCAGCCACTTCACCGCCGAGCTCTCGCGCGTGGCGGCGTTGGTCTCGTACCGGCGGGCATCGCCCCGACCGTAAAGCGCACCGATGGCGGCCATCAGCGA
The sequence above is drawn from the Thiocapsa rosea genome and encodes:
- a CDS encoding carbon-nitrogen hydrolase family protein, whose translation is MSNTAKTKLAKPPLIVRNARVKDIPHIRSLVSRVYQASGMGTYSRAMLLGQIHNFPEGQFVAEYEGAIVGYCATFLINGDVALQPHTWNEITGGGYASRHDPNGDYLYGMEVCVDPDYRGLRLGQRLYDERKKLARSWDVKGIVFGGRIPSLSKRLRRYGTPDAYLEEVKANRLRDPVLTFQMRNGFEVLGMLPRYLPEDKESEGYAVHLVWRNPNAPDEKEEQRAKSYGGRLPDTVRVATVQYMQRRVGSFEEFTDLVRYFVDVTADYRADFVVFPELFTLQLLSMEDQELSPAESIEALTKYTEPLKDALRDMAVRYNINIIGGSHPTRMPNGRVENVCYVCLRSGEVHEQPKIHPTPNEVYWWNIEGGQSLNAIDTDCGPIGVLICYDAEFPELGRHLVDQGANIVFVPFCTDERQSYLRVRYCAQARAIENQCYVVMSGNVGNLPKVHNMDIQYAQSCILTPCDFPFARDGIAADTTPNVETVAFADLRLEALRAARNSGTVQNLKDRRHDLYTTVWRER
- a CDS encoding zinc-binding dehydrogenase, yielding MKAIEMRETGGPAVLQLVDRRRPEIGGPDDILVRLKAAGVNPVDTKIRTNGPLIPNGLPAVLGCDGAGVVEAAGEAVTRFKPGDEVWFCWGGLGGPVGNYAEYILLDNHLAQAKPREIGFVEAAAAPLVLLTAWESLHDRARLLEGQRVLIHGGAGGVGHVAIQLAKAAGARVCTTVSSSEKADFAHALGAEYCINYKEEDLVESVMHWSEGHGVDIALDTVGPEVFRKTIPAMAHYGDLVTILDPGPDLDLKEARVRNLRISLELMLTPMLRDLPRARTHQGEILRRCAKLIDQGDLRIHVSETFPLAQAQEAHKHIETGHVTGKLALTMD
- a CDS encoding phosphoadenosine phosphosulfate reductase family protein, with amino-acid sequence MHLVARVIPRIPVILIDTGYLFPETYRFVDTLADRLDLDLRVYRADISPAWLETRRVDSRRAAARASSTTIGSIK
- a CDS encoding PepSY domain-containing protein, translating into MKRHHLMATTGLGLLLAMGNPLASERLDHDEIKQLRGTGAILPMEQAMASAESVQPGQLVEAELERKDSTYRYEITILAADGTAHKLYLDAATGDVIRRKEK
- a CDS encoding phosphoadenosine phosphosulfate reductase family protein codes for the protein MKELGVSTWFAGLRRVQASTRSALPVLQVKDGRYKIHPIADWTDRDVYLYL
- the cysW gene encoding sulfate ABC transporter permease subunit CysW, with translation MAAIGALYGRGDARRYETNAATRESSAVKWLILTAALSFFLLFLLMPLIAVFVEALRKGWLTYITAIADPDARSAIRLTLLVAVISVPVNLVFGVAAAWAIAKFEFRGKRFLTTLIDLPFSVSPVIAGLIFVLLFGAHGWFGAWLFAHDIKIIFAVPGIVLATVFVTFPFVARELIPLMEAQGREEEEAAVVLGANGLQTLWRVTLPNIKWGLLYGVILCNARAMGEFGAVSVVSGHIRGQTNTMPLHVEILYNEYNFAAAFAVASLLALLALVTLGLKTFVEWKADQGVMQPD
- a CDS encoding CysB family HTH-type transcriptional regulator; protein product: MNFQQLRILHEAVRHNFNLTEVANALYTAQSGVSKHIKDLEDELGVELFMRRGKRLLGLTEPGKELMPMVERILLDTQNIKHLSEQFARQDEGRLAIATTHTQARYALPSVVTRFRQTFPKVYLELHECGPREIVAQLRAGQVDIGIATEALADEEDLVSFPYYQWRHAPIVPVGHPLTGVEHLTLKAIADYPIITYYPGNTARARIDAVFERAGLMPDVVMSALDADVIKTYVELGLGVGIVAAMAYDPVRDSGLCLLDTSDMFEVNTARLALRRGHYLRDYAVRFILECAPALTAEQIKGAVFPKASLP
- a CDS encoding sulfate/molybdate ABC transporter ATP-binding protein, yielding MSIQVEQINKTFGRFVALNDVSLDFPSGALTALLGPSGCGKTTLLRVIAGLETADSGRVVLEGEDASDTHVRERQVGFVFQHYALFRHMTVLENVAFGLRVKPRRVRPKEVEIRQRVRRLLDLVQLGALADRFPAQLSGGQRQRVALARALAVEPRVLLLDEPFGALDAQVRKELRRWLRRLHDELHVTSIFVTHDQEEALEVADRVVLMHQGRVEQIGTPAEVYEHPATPFVYGFLGAVNVFHGRIDGAHLRIGGSTMPYDGHDAGQGADAIGFARPHELEILTDPAAPHGVEAVVARILAFGSGVRVELDRLPDASGRSEPADHYEVILPRERIQALALTEGQRVRLSASRIRVFPREAA
- a CDS encoding ferredoxin reductase family protein produces the protein MTIHLTGFIALLVLAWAGALSVSGPGTNSLPWAIQSQALYLSGLLAIGLMSLAMVLATRPTWLERPLGGMDRVYRLHKWTAILAVSFAATHWLLEEGDDLIKSVFGRHGRPLEEQFSGLLHDVRDVGEELGEIGIYLLLAMLVLSLLKRFPYKFWRHVHRAMPLLYLALAFHAAVLAPTHYWSQPLGLLLGMLLVAGSVAAVMSLLGLVGQSRRARGSIVSISTPSHDVTEMVCQLEPRWRGHRAGQFAFVSFDRFEGHHPFTIASADHGDRRVTFLIKALGDFTRALPQRIAVGQAVTVEGPYGFFQLPRRNPEARQIWVAGGIGVTPFIAWLEALRAKPDASLITDLHYSTRNRGTDPFVDRLETLCADLPGVSLHIHDSQAGSTLSAEHLASMHDGLRKTEVWFCGPSRFAKRLRTGLTRAWRGRLRFHQEAFEMR